TCCGCCTCCACCGGCTGCGCCGGCGCAAGCTCAGGCGCCAGATCGAACGAAAAATCCTGCACCTTCATGCGTCCCTTGTCGGTAAGATAGCTCTTGTGCTTTTTTACCTGGCGTTCAATGTTTTTCAGCGCCTTGTCAAAGGCTTTGCGAAGGTCTGGGGCGTAATCTTCCCCGCGCATGATCACTCCGTTGACGTTTGCGGTGATCTCAACAACATTCATGCCGCGTTTGTAATTGAGAGCCACCTGGGTGTCAAGGATGCGGTCGAAGAATTTTTCTATCTTGAAAAGCTTCTTCTCCATGTATTCCTTGATGTCTCCCGGGAGTTCGACATTGCGCGTTACAAAACGTACCTCCATAGCAACTCCTCCATTCATATGCTGCTATTTTCTGTTGCTAGTGACATTTTAGCATGATAGTTAAATAGGTACAAATGTGAAAATTATGTAAATATTTACGCCGCTTTGTGCATGGGAAAAAGATAGTGTGAAAATTAGTGGCAATAATCGGCGCTTGATATTATAATAGCGCGTATCTTGTCATTTAGAGATTGGAGGCATTAAATGTGAAGTTTTCTAAAAGGATCATGAACATACAGCCGTCGGCCACACTCAGCATCTCCGGCAAGGCGAAGACGATGAAGGACGAGGGCAAACCCGTTATCTCCTTCAGCACAGGCGAACCTGATTTCAAATCACCGGCAGCGGCAAACGACGCCGCCATAGAGGCTATCAAACGCGGAGAATCGCACTACACGCTAAATCCGGGGATCATGGAGCTGCGTCAGGAGGTCTGCAAATATTACAAAGAACGCTTCGGACTGGACTATAAACCCTCCGAGGTGATCATAGGCTCCGGCGCGAAGCCGCTTCTCTATGAGGCTATGCAGGCGCTCGTCGACGAAGGCGACGAGGTGATCATCTTCTCCCCTGCGTGGGTCAGCTACGTTGAACAGCTGCACATGGCAGGCGGCAAGGAGGCGGTCGTCGATACAATAGCGACTGGGCTTGTGCCGACGAAAGAAAATATCGAGGCGGCCGTCACCGACAAGACGGTCGGCATCCTTCTAAATTCTCCGTCCAACCCCACAGGCGCAATTTATTCCGAGGAGACTATGAAGACCATAGCGGACGTCGCGCGCAGCCACGGCCTCTGGATAATTTTCGACGAAATATACGAGCGTCTCGCCTATGAACCGGCGCATCATGTAAACATTCTGAACGTGGCGCCCGATCTCAAAGAGAGCGTGCTCATAATAAACGGCGTCAGCAAGAGCTACGCGATGACGGGTTGGCGCATCGGCTACGCGCTCGGCTCTGAGGCGCTCATTAAAAAGATCAACACATTGCAGACGCACCTCACCTCAAACGCAACCTCCATCGCGCAGTGGGCGGCGCTCGGCGCGCTTCGCGGCGCGGAGAATGATGTGCAGATGATGCTCTCCGCCTTCAAAAAACGCCGTGAGCTGATACTTTCTCTCATTCGCGAAATGCCTTATGTAAAGGTGAAGGAGCCGGAGGGCGCGTTCTACGTTTTTGTCGACGTGCGCGAGACGCCGATAGCGGACGACATGGAGTTCTGCCGCCGGCTGCTTGAAGAAAAATATATAGCGGCCGTCCCCGGTGCGGCATTCCTCGCGCCCGGCTTCGTGCGCTTCTCCTACGCCTGTTCCGAAGAGAACATCAAAGAGGGCATGGCGCGGATGAAGGCCTTTCTTGAAGGGCTGAAATAGCGGCGCGTACTCTTTTCATTTAAAAACCAGACGGGCCTCGCGCGTTATGTTTCATTTCGCGGGAGGCCCGTCTTTTTATTTGAGATGCAGCGCGTTAGTTTTTCAAAAAGAGGTCGATAATATCTTTTACGGAGGAGACTTTCAAAACTTCTACCGGATAACTTTCCTTCGGCGTGCGGCGGCTGATAACGGCTTTTTTGAAGCCAAGGCGCGCAGCCTCGCGCACGCGCATCAGAGTGCGTCCGGCGGGGCGCACCTCTCCGGCAAGCCCCACCTCTCCGATGAAGCATATTTCGGACGGCAGAGCTATGTCCGTTACGGCGGAGGCAAGCGCCGCGCAGATGCCGAGGTCGGCCGACGGGTCTTTGAGCGTCAACCCGCCCGCTACGTTCAGATATAGGTCGCTCGAACGCGAGGGGATGCCGCACCGTCTTTCCAGCACCGCAAGAAGAAGCTGGAGTCGGCTGACGTCGATGCCGCGCGCCGTGCGCTTTGGATATGGAAAGGGCGTAGGGCACGCAAGCGCCTGTATCTCCGCAGCGAGCGCGCGCGAGCCTTCCAGCACGGTGGCGATGGCGACGCCGGAGCTTCCGAGGTCGGTGCCGTTCCAGTAGAGGCGGCTTGGATCGTTTACTGCGGCAAGCCCTTTTTCGGACATTTCAAAGATGCCCAGCTCCTCCGTGCTGCCGAAACGATTTTTTTCGGCGCGCAGCAAGCGGTTTGGACTGTTCTGTTCTCCAGAAAAAAGCAGCACGACGTCGACAAGGTGCTCAAGCAGCTTCGGCCCCGCTATCTGGCCCTGTTTCGTTATGTGCCCGACGAGGACGGTAGGGATGGCGCAGCGTTTGGCGGTCTCAACCGCCATTGCGGCGACGCCCTTTACCTGATTTGGCGAGCCGGCCCAGCCGCTTTCGCTGTCTGCGCGGAAGGCCTGAACGCTGTCAATGACCATGAAGGCGTAATTATGCCTTTCTGCGGCGGCGAGCGACGAGGGAAGGTCGCTCTCGCAGAGCAAGTCAAGCCCCTTCGTCATGAGGCCGAGCCTCCTGCCGCGGAGAGCCAGCTGCCCGGAGGATTCTTCGCCCGAGATGTAGAGCACGGATTTTCCCTGCTTCGCCATCGCGGCGCACACCTGCAAGAGCAGCGTCGATTTGCCGACGCCCGGCTCGCCGCCCAGCAGCGTCACTCCGCCCTGCACCCAGCCTCCGCCGAGCACACGGTCGAGCTCTTCAATGCCGGAGGGCGTGCGCTCCGGCTCCTCCACTTCCAGGCCGGAGATGGGGACGGCGGCTTTGACGGAGGCTACAAGCCCCGTCTTTCTGTCGGCGGCAACGGGGGCCTCTTCTTCCATTGAGCCCCATGCGCCGCATTTTGGACACTTTCCTATGAGCGTGATGCTTTTGTAGCCGCATTCCGAACATTTATAACTTGATATATCTTTTTTAGCCATTATCGTTTAGCCCCAGGGCCATGAGATCCTTCTTCCGTCTTCATTTTTGAGCGCCTTTTTTATTTCATCGAAGGTGGGCGCCTCAAGCATCATCTTTGTGCAGTTGGCGCGGGAGAGCGTCTCAAGAGAATGGGAGTCGGACGACCTTATGAAGGCGCGTCCCGGATAACGCTGCCGCCATTCTTCGGCTTCGTCGTGGCTGAGCCTGCGGGAGAGCTCAAAGGCGTCCGCCGGATAATCGGGCGGCATGGGGCCGAGCGCCGCCGGATACGAAAAGGCTGGACGGTCCACATGCGCCAGTATCGCAAGCGCGCCCACGCTGTGCAGCTTTGCCACGATCTCGTCCACTTCGTAGCCGGCGCCCTGTATGAGCAGCACTTCTTCTTCTTTTATTATTTCGTTGCGCGCGTCCACCACTATCTGATAGCCGAAGTTGTCGACGTTGTTTTTTATCGGCCTGATACGTTTCCAGAGCCATTCTTTATAACAGAGTGCGGTTTCGTAATTTGGGAAGACGGAGAGGATGTGTATGTCTTCAGCGCTCTGCGTCTCTATGCAGGGGATGACGACAGGATTTCCTCCGGCGGCCTCTGATATGCCGGGAAAATTTTCACAGGTATTGTGGTCAGCTATGCCTATGATGTCAAGCCCCGCTT
This DNA window, taken from Cloacibacillus sp., encodes the following:
- a CDS encoding pyridoxal phosphate-dependent aminotransferase translates to MKFSKRIMNIQPSATLSISGKAKTMKDEGKPVISFSTGEPDFKSPAAANDAAIEAIKRGESHYTLNPGIMELRQEVCKYYKERFGLDYKPSEVIIGSGAKPLLYEAMQALVDEGDEVIIFSPAWVSYVEQLHMAGGKEAVVDTIATGLVPTKENIEAAVTDKTVGILLNSPSNPTGAIYSEETMKTIADVARSHGLWIIFDEIYERLAYEPAHHVNILNVAPDLKESVLIINGVSKSYAMTGWRIGYALGSEALIKKINTLQTHLTSNATSIAQWAALGALRGAENDVQMMLSAFKKRRELILSLIREMPYVKVKEPEGAFYVFVDVRETPIADDMEFCRRLLEEKYIAAVPGAAFLAPGFVRFSYACSEENIKEGMARMKAFLEGLK
- a CDS encoding histidinol-phosphatase; the protein is MLKPFWVDLHIHTLLSPCGELEMGAPEIVDGAREAGLDIIGIADHNTCENFPGISEAAGGNPVVIPCIETQSAEDIHILSVFPNYETALCYKEWLWKRIRPIKNNVDNFGYQIVVDARNEIIKEEEVLLIQGAGYEVDEIVAKLHSVGALAILAHVDRPAFSYPAALGPMPPDYPADAFELSRRLSHDEAEEWRQRYPGRAFIRSSDSHSLETLSRANCTKMMLEAPTFDEIKKALKNEDGRRISWPWG
- the raiA gene encoding ribosome-associated translation inhibitor RaiA, whose amino-acid sequence is MEVRFVTRNVELPGDIKEYMEKKLFKIEKFFDRILDTQVALNYKRGMNVVEITANVNGVIMRGEDYAPDLRKAFDKALKNIERQVKKHKSYLTDKGRMKVQDFSFDLAPELAPAQPVEAEEPVREIVKTKRFAVDVMTPIEATMQMDLLGHSFFLFKNDETGAINAVYRREAGGYGLLEPK
- the radA gene encoding DNA repair protein RadA, which encodes MAKKDISSYKCSECGYKSITLIGKCPKCGAWGSMEEEAPVAADRKTGLVASVKAAVPISGLEVEEPERTPSGIEELDRVLGGGWVQGGVTLLGGEPGVGKSTLLLQVCAAMAKQGKSVLYISGEESSGQLALRGRRLGLMTKGLDLLCESDLPSSLAAAERHNYAFMVIDSVQAFRADSESGWAGSPNQVKGVAAMAVETAKRCAIPTVLVGHITKQGQIAGPKLLEHLVDVVLLFSGEQNSPNRLLRAEKNRFGSTEELGIFEMSEKGLAAVNDPSRLYWNGTDLGSSGVAIATVLEGSRALAAEIQALACPTPFPYPKRTARGIDVSRLQLLLAVLERRCGIPSRSSDLYLNVAGGLTLKDPSADLGICAALASAVTDIALPSEICFIGEVGLAGEVRPAGRTLMRVREAARLGFKKAVISRRTPKESYPVEVLKVSSVKDIIDLFLKN